One Sphingobacteruim zhuxiongii DNA window includes the following coding sequences:
- a CDS encoding DUF2062 domain-containing protein, whose protein sequence is MLQTGDSDEIKALSLAMGVFIGIIPAWGFQTFLCISIAVALRWNKALAFLGSNISIPPFIPIIVFVALHIGSFLVPSEQPILIDFDHFNTESIKIHLLQYVLGSFLLAIFASVSIGLVFYIILKSSSRKAKKHVE, encoded by the coding sequence ATCCTGCAAACGGGCGATAGCGATGAAATCAAAGCTTTATCACTCGCAATGGGGGTTTTTATAGGAATTATTCCCGCTTGGGGATTCCAAACCTTTCTATGCATCAGTATTGCCGTCGCCTTGCGTTGGAATAAAGCACTAGCGTTTCTAGGATCCAATATTAGCATTCCTCCGTTCATTCCAATCATTGTCTTTGTTGCTTTGCATATCGGAAGCTTTCTTGTTCCATCGGAACAGCCCATTCTTATTGATTTCGACCATTTTAATACAGAATCAATCAAAATTCATCTACTGCAATATGTGCTAGGCAGTTTTCTTTTAGCTATTTTTGCATCTGTAAGCATTGGTTTGGTCTTCTACATTATTTTGAAATCTTCCAGCCGAAAAGCGAAAAAGCATGTCGAATAG